A genomic stretch from Mycobacterium malmoense includes:
- a CDS encoding WhiB family transcriptional regulator, with protein MTGTPHTTIGSAPAAQALNARPHLTVVPDAPVAFEPEPSPPPTTDQWQDRALCAQTDPEAFFPEKGGSTREAKKICLGCEVRHECLEYALAHDERFGIWGGLSERERRRLKRGII; from the coding sequence ATGACAGGCACACCGCACACCACTATTGGCTCGGCGCCGGCGGCTCAGGCGTTAAATGCCCGTCCGCACCTGACCGTGGTTCCCGATGCGCCAGTCGCATTCGAACCGGAGCCCTCGCCGCCGCCGACCACCGACCAATGGCAGGACCGCGCCCTGTGCGCGCAAACGGATCCCGAGGCCTTCTTCCCGGAGAAGGGCGGCTCGACACGTGAGGCCAAGAAGATCTGCCTCGGCTGCGAGGTGCGTCATGAATGCCTGGAGTACGCGCTGGCGCACGACGAGCGCTTCGGCATCTGGGGCGGCCTTTCCGAACGTGAGCGCCGCCGCCTCAAGCGCGGCATCATCTGA
- a CDS encoding metallopeptidase family protein → MRGPLLPPTVPGWRSRAERFDMAVLEAYEPIERRWQERVADLDVAVDEIPRIAAKDPDSVQWPPEVIADGPIALARLIPAGVDVRGNATRARIVLFRKPIERRAKDTIELGELLHEILVAQVAIYLDVEPSVIDPTIDDE, encoded by the coding sequence ATGCGCGGCCCGCTGCTGCCGCCGACGGTGCCGGGATGGCGCAGCCGGGCCGAGCGGTTCGACATGGCCGTGCTGGAGGCCTACGAGCCCATCGAGCGGCGCTGGCAGGAACGAGTGGCCGACCTCGACGTGGCGGTCGACGAAATCCCCCGCATCGCCGCCAAGGACCCCGACAGCGTGCAGTGGCCGCCCGAGGTCATCGCCGACGGACCCATCGCTTTGGCCCGCTTGATCCCGGCCGGCGTCGACGTCCGTGGCAACGCCACGCGGGCACGAATTGTGTTGTTCCGCAAGCCAATTGAGCGACGGGCCAAGGACACGATCGAACTCGGCGAGTTGCTGCACGAAATCCTGGTGGCTCAGGTGGCCATCTACTTGGACGTCGAGCCCTCGGTCATCGATCCGACGATCGACGACGAATAA
- a CDS encoding DUF3499 domain-containing protein: MNVPRRCCRPGCPHYAVATLTFVYSDSTAVVGPLATAREPHSWDLCVGHAGRITAPRGWELVRHAAPLPTHPDEDDLVALADAVREGRPGDRGLPNNGAAGAPRNGCGGFEGFADPHVQHAGAHATAPSSGLLAPPERRSGRRRGHLRVLPDPAD; encoded by the coding sequence GTGAACGTTCCCCGTCGCTGTTGCCGGCCCGGGTGTCCGCACTATGCCGTGGCGACCTTGACGTTCGTCTACTCGGACTCGACGGCGGTGGTGGGTCCACTCGCGACCGCGCGCGAACCGCATTCGTGGGACCTGTGCGTCGGCCATGCCGGCCGGATCACCGCGCCCCGCGGATGGGAACTCGTTCGCCACGCCGCCCCGTTGCCCACCCATCCCGACGAGGACGACCTGGTCGCCCTTGCCGACGCGGTGCGCGAGGGCCGCCCGGGCGATCGGGGCCTGCCCAACAACGGGGCCGCCGGCGCGCCGCGGAACGGCTGCGGCGGCTTTGAGGGTTTTGCCGATCCCCATGTCCAGCACGCCGGAGCCCACGCGACCGCGCCGAGCAGCGGGCTGCTCGCGCCGCCCGAGCGTCGTTCCGGGCGGCGCCGCGGACATCTGCGGGTGTTGCCCGACCCTGCCGACTAG